One segment of Plasmodium vivax chromosome 14, whole genome shotgun sequence DNA contains the following:
- a CDS encoding hypothetical protein, conserved (encoded by transcript PVX_101025A), which produces MSKPKILICQIKSVGDIKGWSLKGIESCKKKIFGYAENMPGEKNWIKPLIGKSMQNYYFPSKYLHLDFNLKEYMRMQTVRFKKKETDDSLINLQKCINLIIENKDKVENFLASIPKEVYLENQSLRDFYSLYLTVFPDHEPQHSGEYQQNGKCQQSGKCQQSGKCQQSGKCQQSGKCQQSGKCQQSGKCQQSGKCQQKHALSPDDLRELNLHEQKFSWFTQRGDNGRGTQAEKSNCGESPFCTQNGSESENYLNKSGKMEDKKETPEEKEKSETSQKVCEEVTTHTNSYDKIIFARTKGRLSFKKIILGENSPAGGDKPRTRLNCGKEVNTTDQKLHYVDCDVNIGLEERREKTKAEMEEHERSKNHFLNLLSENEHLQNTLSIRNRFIDPLYLRRRYSFIDKLTKKKIKKEKYKTYRKHFIQHADEKEVWPDNKGLLNKVYPNPYS; this is translated from the coding sequence atgagcaaacccaaaattttaatatgccAGATAAAAAGCGTCGGCGACATCAAGGGGTGGAGCTTGAAAGGAATAGAgtcatgcaaaaaaaaaatattcggGTACGCAGAAAACATGCCGGGTGAAAAAAACTGGATCAAACCGCTAATCGGGAAGAGCatgcaaaattattatttcccgtcaaaatatttacacCTCGATTTTAACTTAAAGGAGTACATGCGGATGCAGACCGTgcgttttaaaaagaaggagacAGACGACAGTTTaattaatttgcaaaaatgcattaaCCTCATAATTGAGAACAAAGACAAGGTGGAAAACTTTTTGGCAAGCATACCAAAGGAGGTGTATCTCGAAAATCAGAGCTTGAGGGATTTTTACTCTCTATATTTGACCGTCTTCCCCGACCATGAACCGCAACACAGTGGGGAGTACCAACAGAATGGGAAGTGCCAGCAGAGTGGGAAGTGCCAGCAGAGTGGGAAGTGCCAGCAGAGTGGGAAGTGCCAGCAGAGTGGGAAGTGCCAGCAGAGTGGGAAGTGCCAGCAGAGTGGGAAGTGCCAGCAGAGTGGGAAGTGCCAACAAAAACACGCGTTATCGCCCGACGATTTAAGAGAGCTAAATTTGCACGAGCAAAAATTCAGCTGGTTTACCCAGCGAGGGGACAATGGAAGGGGAACGCAAGCGGAGAAGTCCAATTGCGGGgaatcccctttttgcacacaaaatggaagtgaAAGCGAAAAttacctgaacaagtcaggcaaaatggaagataaaaaggagacacccgaggagaaggaaaaaagtgaaacgAGTCAAAAGGTATGTGAAGAAGTAACAACACACACGAACAGTTATGATAAGATAATTTTTGCCAGAACGAAGGGACGGCTGTCATTTAAGAAGATAATACTTGGGGAAAATTCCCCTGCGGGTGGGGATAAACCGCGCACGCGATTGAATTGCGGGAAGGAAGTAAATACAACGGACCAAAAGCTACACTACGTAGACTGTGACGTGAACATAGGACTGGAGGAGCGCCGAGAAAAAACCAAAGCAGAAATGGAGGAACACGAAAGATCAAAAaatcactttttaaatttgctaAGCGAAAATGAACACTTACAAAACACCCTTTCCATCAGAAACAGGTTTATCGACCCGCTGTATCTCCGACGGAGGTACTCCTTCATTgacaaattaacaaaaaagaaaataaaaaaagaaaaatataaaacttaCAGAAAGCACTTCATTCAGCATGCCGACGAGAAGGAAGTGTGGCCAGATAACAAGGGGCTGCTCAACAAGGTTTACCCAAATCCGTACTCGTGA
- a CDS encoding hypothetical protein, conserved (encoded by transcript PVX_101015A), with the protein MDQIRNRLDHYQPDDKTKAFCRKYIFFVTFYTFFVLILLIYSFFSTKLSIYGWLLFTNLYFCVFPIFSFIGKSYIPSLLRFYNWMLLVSSIISIYIIIEGIFTYSAKDLSLMITYGVLTWVNTALCWKATQSIFDGVRTQHSLLDSLNPKSNGKKGNNDDNKKWGLKKKFFGKGKTTKDSHYVEV; encoded by the exons ATGGATCAAATTCGCAACAGACTCGACCACTACCAACCTGACGACAAAACCAAAGCCTTTTGCAggaagtacattttttttgtgaccttttacactttttttgttttaatccTGCTCATCTACAGCTTCTTTTCGACCAAGCTCTCTATCTATGG GTGGCTGCTTTTCACAAACCTCTATTTCTGcgtcttccccattttttccttcatcg GCAAATCCTACATCCCCTCCCTGCTG aggTTCTACAATTGGATGCTTTTGGTTTCCAGCATAATTtccatttatataattatcgAGGG caTCTTCACCTACAGCGCGAAGGACCTCTCCCTGATGATCACCTATGGCGTCCTAACGTGGGTCAACACGGCGCTCTGTTGGAAGGCAACCCAG agCATCTTTGACGGGGTGAGGACGCAGCATAGCCTCCTGGACAGTCTAA ATCCAAAATCGaatggcaaaaagggaaacaatgatgacaataaaaaatggggactGAAGAAAAAGTTctttggaaaaggaaaaaccaCGAAGGATTCCCATTACGTGGAGGTCTGA
- a CDS encoding prenyltransferase alpha subunit, putative (encoded by transcript PVX_101030A), with translation MDMTHLERERQKLSVDMQNERNVNNKEKVHILSTYYTDNEQLVYSSLASFIESKKYSFEGYVMSTFAIKVNPSYYSAWMYRRKCLRKLNLNLLNELRFTKCVICDNIKSFQSWFHRRWLVEYICKLARGGTLRGEQAESANRGKRVGSRSLGAAHSSGENSSGGPQIAWDSYDLEDEGNFISSDGSGGSDGSGSSSISGSRGSRARRASPGLPAEERPLEEDAFLSNCEEADFDAEKADVAILHEDLQNLVESCEFFKNALRPNGEPVNIDEFLYEEMLYSNCDIFLDAKNYNSWAHKTWLIDKLGIFKNKYLCEQYNIISHEFNFINYFLKHDIYNNSVWVYRYFILTKLKYTRKLRKMEREIKFCLNYAKQFPHNEAIFKYLFRVIFLYTHLYKKKKKNVADIFEIPLLLNLKEELAKLTDQSKYVLIFLSELYSFNGQRAQEVQCYRHLQKNDNFNDAVWRYRIEEAQMKQPCDAKSM, from the exons ATGGACATGACCCATCTGGAGAGGGAAAGGCAGAAATTATCGGTGGacatgcaaaatgaaagaaatgtaaataataaagaaaaggtaCACATACTAAGTACGTACTATACGGACAACGAACAGCTCGTTTACTCCTCACTGGCTTCATTTATTGagtcaaaaaaatattcctttgAGGGGTATGTCATGTCCACCTTTGCTATTAAGGTAAACCCCTCTTACTACTCTGCGTGGATGTACAGGAGGAAGTGCCTGCGCAAACTGAATTTGAATTTGCTAAATGAGTTGCGCTTTACAAAGTGTGTTATTTGCGACAATATAAAAAGTTTCCAGAGTTGGTTTCACCGGAGGTGGCTCGTCGAGTATATTTGCAAACTGGCAAGGGGGGGTaccctgcggggggagcagGCGGAGAGCGCAAATCGGGGGAAGCGCGTCGGTAGCCGCTCCTTGGGTGCAGCTCACAGCAGTGGGGAGAACAGCTCGGGGGGGCCCCAAATCGCCTGGGACAGTTACGACTTGGAGGACGAGGGGAACTTCATCAGCAGCGATGGAAGCGGTGGTAGCGATGGTAGCGGTAGCAGCAGTATCAGCGGTAGCCGTGGCAGTCGCGCCCGCCGCGCCAGTCCTGGGCTCCCCGCAGAAGAGCGTCCCCTCGAGGAAGACGCCTTCCTAAGCAACTGCGAGGAGGCAGACTTCGACGCAGAAAAGGCAGATGTCGCCATTCTGCACGAAGATTTGCAAAACCTCGTCGAAAGCTGcgaatttttcaaaaacgCGTTAAGGCCAAACGGGGAGCCGGTAAACATAGACGAATTTTTATACGAAGAAATGCTTTACAGTAACTGCGACATATTTCTGGAcgcaaaaaattacaactcCTGGGCACACAAAACATGGCTAATTGACAAATtaggaatttttaaaaataaatatttatgtgaACAATATAATATCATATCGCATGAGTTTAACTttatcaattattttttaaaacatgacatttataataactCCGTGTGGGTGTACAGGTACTTTATACTCACCAAATTGAAATACACACGTAAGTtacgcaaaatggagagggaAATTAAATTCTGCTTAAATTATGCCAAACAGTTCCCCCACAACGAGGCCATTTTCAAGTACCTCTTTCGCGTCATTTTCTTGTATACCcatttgtacaaaaaaaaaaaaaaaaatgtggcgGACATTTTCGAAATTCCGCTACTCCTCAATTTGAAAGAAGAGTTGGCCAAACTGACCGATCAGTCCAAATATGTCTTGATTTTCCTCTCGGAGCTTTACTCCTTCAATGGGCAGCGCGCCCAGGAAGTGCAG TGCTACAGGCATCTCCAAAAAAACGACAACTTTAACGATGCTGTGTGGAGATACAGAATTGAGGAGGCCCAAATGAAGCAACCATGTGACGCGAAATCGATGTGA
- a CDS encoding hypothetical protein, conserved (encoded by transcript PVX_101020A) — translation MNKGKPKGKKKKGTKGKDSKTKKLSNEEVENLVKIQREELLRAVQRKRLLESRLEEKKNELERFKKEYHELKSKIDFLSEGCEKYGEKTKEEPKVIKNKSVFYNFQNAEELKKLDKEKEDIKNMIGEKHEQTMNNLVSFIDQQRVNLDHVKNRNFEEIDHLNAAFDLKLRNMEKLFKTHLEEYEHDMKDEMDEMIDNYNVIERNEVIYLNNLYNDHINSINEIHVDMLQNCKNYYIEQIRENIGKIKSLKSNICELDERDREIKNNLSVHSSQNLDMTEKIGALEVKRENLNKDLKFYSKDFVIFKNLELIYNESNMYIKNLREFAQNSKEKISQVEEAFQELPQGDDQNGDAYFEGYFEDIKNKNRLLKKMVQNIDLDMDAVNKELTSYINSHHLRDDDVQKVRQGINFCMQTYNKEFDNLLYTEKRVKKKIKDTSNVYEKKLRDINVKQGG, via the exons ATGAATAAAGGCAAAccgaagggaaaaaagaaaaagggcacCAAGGGCAAAGACAGTAAGACGAAGAAGCTATCAAATGAGGAAGTCGAAAATTTAGTCAAAATACAAAGGGAGGAACTGCTCAGGGCAGTTCAAAGGAAGCGCCTGCTGGAGAGCAGATTG gaagaaaagaaaaacgaactGGAGCGCTTCAAAAAGGAGTACCACGAACTGAAAAGCAAAATAGACTTCCTCAGCGAGGGCTGCGAAAAGTATGGCGAAAAGACCAAGGAAGAACCAAAGGTgattaaaaacaaatcagtgttttacaattttcaaaatgcagaggagttaaaaaagctggacaaggaaaaggaagatataaaaaatatgattggGGAGAAGCACGAGCAGACGATGAATAACTTGGTGAGCTTCATAGATCAGCAGCGAGTTAACTTGGACCACGTGAAAAACAGGAACTTCGAGGAGATAGACCACCTGAATGCGGCCTTCGACTTG AAACTAAGGAACATGGAGAAACTGTTCAAAACGCACTTGGAAGAATACGAACACGACATGAAAGACGAAATGGATGAAATGATTGATAATTACAACGTAATCGAAAGGAACGaagtaatttatttaaacaaCCTGTACAACGATCACATTAACAGCATTAACGAAATTCACGTCGACATGCTTcagaattgtaaaaattattatatagaaCAAATTAGGGAAAATattggtaaaataaaatcactCAAGAGCAATATTTGCGAGTTGGATGAACGGGacagggaaataaaaaacaaccTCAGCGTCCACAGTAGCCAGAATTTGGACATGACGGAGAAGATAGGCGCCTTGGAGGTTAAGAG GGAAAACCTCAACAAGGACCTGAAGTTTTACTCCAAAGACTTTGTAATCTTCAAAAACTTGGAGCTAATTTATAACGAAAgcaatatgtacataaaaaatctAAGAGAGTTCGCTCAGAActcgaaggaaaaaatttctcaAGTGGAGGAGGCGTTTCAGGAACTCCCACAGGGGGATGACCAAAATGGGGACGCTTATTTTGAAGGCTATTTtgaagatataaaaaataaaaataggctattaaaaaaaatggtacaaAATATTGACCTCGACATGGACGCAGTGAACAAGGAATTAACTTCCTACATAAACAGCCATCATCTCAGGGATGACGATGTACAAAAGGTGCGGCAGGGAATAAACTTCTGCATGCAAACTTACAATAAAGAGTTTGACAATCTGCTGTACACGGAAAAgcgggtgaaaaaaaaaatcaaagacACTTCCAATGTGTACGAGAAAAAATTGCGAGACATAAATGTGAAGCAGGGCGGTTAG